The Clostridia bacterium genome contains a region encoding:
- a CDS encoding transketolase C-terminal domain-containing protein, translating into MGGMNYTAVESTKMATAEIYGKTLVELAEAHPEVVALTADLAKSTKIGDFMEKFPDRFFNMGIAEQNMFGTAAGMALAGLVPFASTFSVFASMRATDQLHTDICYQNLNVKIIGTHGGTSFGQAGSTHHAIEDICVLRGLVNLKIIVPADGIETANAVKAAYAMKGPVYIRINRGFDQTVYNTADYGFEFGKGVVMQEGNDITLIANGSCVFQAIQAAKILENDYHIKARVINMHTIKPIDKDIIIKAVEETRRIITVEDHSVIGGLGSAVGEVIATSGKACAFTKLGLQDTFSEIGFHEDLLSIIGIDSNGIVKSAIAQLKNTSVATVDTGKGAKTLFKFNDKDFETDIDWTDEV; encoded by the coding sequence ATGGGAGGAATGAATTACACAGCCGTAGAAAGCACAAAGATGGCAACGGCAGAAATATATGGCAAAACGCTTGTCGAACTTGCCGAAGCTCACCCCGAAGTAGTAGCTCTTACGGCAGACTTAGCTAAATCAACTAAAATAGGCGACTTTATGGAGAAGTTTCCCGACAGATTCTTTAATATGGGTATTGCCGAACAAAATATGTTTGGTACTGCCGCAGGAATGGCGCTTGCAGGTCTTGTTCCATTTGCTAGCACTTTTTCAGTTTTTGCAAGTATGCGAGCTACCGACCAACTACACACCGATATTTGTTATCAAAACTTAAACGTAAAAATTATAGGTACGCACGGCGGAACGTCTTTCGGTCAAGCCGGTAGCACTCACCACGCAATAGAAGATATTTGCGTTTTGCGAGGACTTGTCAACCTAAAAATAATCGTCCCCGCCGATGGTATCGAAACGGCAAATGCGGTTAAAGCGGCTTACGCTATGAAAGGCCCGGTCTATATTCGTATCAATCGTGGGTTTGACCAAACAGTTTACAACACAGCCGACTATGGCTTTGAATTCGGCAAGGGCGTAGTTATGCAAGAAGGTAACGACATTACTCTTATCGCAAATGGAAGTTGTGTTTTCCAAGCTATACAAGCGGCAAAAATACTAGAAAACGATTACCATATCAAGGCAAGAGTAATTAATATGCACACAATTAAGCCTATTGACAAAGACATAATCATTAAGGCGGTAGAAGAAACTCGTAGAATAATCACAGTTGAAGACCACTCGGTAATAGGAGGGTTAGGCTCTGCCGTAGGCGAAGTGATAGCTACTAGCGGTAAAGCGTGCGCTTTTACAAAACTAGGACTGCAAGACACCTTCTCCGAGATAGGTTTCCACGAAGATTTATTGTCAATTATAGGTATCGACAGCAACGGCATTGTTAAGTCCGCAATAGCTCAACTTAAAAATACATCGGTAGCGACGGTAGATACCGGCAAGGGCGCAAAGACGCTATTTAAGTTTAACGACAAAGATTTTGAAACAGATATTGACTGGACAGACGAGGTGTAA
- a CDS encoding transketolase encodes MPITKQEWIELEHKSSQIKQLTLDTCHWAGSGHMGGSLSSIDFLTLLYYKYLNFDPKDYQNPTRDRCVISKGHIGLALAPLYSTLGLVDKEELKTFNLTKSKLGMHLDFHKVKGLEASTGSLGHGSSLALGIALAGRVNKLNYKTYVLLGDGECDEGSVWEAAMATANYKVTDLITIVDRNKAMIDGPTEQVMKLEPFADKWRAFGFEVIEVDGHNMYDMSCALEKAIKATDKPVCIILDTIKGEGISFMAGDYKWHYGSMDDAKYVIAQKDLEEYLAKRLQRIEEVN; translated from the coding sequence ATGCCAATTACAAAGCAAGAATGGATTGAGCTAGAACATAAATCTAGTCAAATCAAACAGCTAACTCTGGATACTTGTCACTGGGCGGGTAGCGGACACATGGGCGGTAGTTTAAGTTCGATAGACTTTTTAACGCTATTGTATTACAAATACCTTAATTTCGACCCCAAAGACTATCAAAACCCCACTCGTGATAGGTGCGTTATTTCCAAAGGACATATAGGTCTAGCCCTTGCTCCCCTATATTCTACCTTAGGACTTGTAGACAAAGAAGAACTAAAAACATTTAACTTAACTAAGAGCAAACTAGGTATGCACTTAGACTTTCACAAGGTTAAGGGGTTAGAAGCTTCAACGGGTTCTCTTGGTCACGGCAGTTCGCTTGCTCTTGGAATAGCTCTTGCCGGAAGAGTAAACAAACTTAACTACAAAACTTATGTTTTGTTAGGCGACGGCGAATGCGACGAGGGTAGCGTTTGGGAAGCCGCAATGGCTACGGCAAACTACAAAGTTACCGACTTAATTACCATAGTCGACCGAAACAAAGCTATGATTGACGGACCTACCGAACAAGTTATGAAACTTGAACCTTTTGCCGACAAATGGAGAGCTTTTGGTTTTGAAGTTATTGAAGTAGACGGACATAATATGTACGATATGAGTTGCGCTCTTGAAAAAGCAATTAAAGCTACCGACAAGCCCGTTTGCATTATTCTAGATACGATAAAGGGCGAAGGCATTAGCTTTATGGCTGGCGATTACAAGTGGCACTATGGCTCAATGGACGACGCTAAATATGTTATCGCTCAAAAGGACTTAGAGGAATATCTTGCTAAACGCTTGCAACGCATTGAGGAGGTAAACTAA
- a CDS encoding EamA family transporter, with translation MWYLYSLIALLCWSGSDLFSKVGSRPDDKYSHFKMIMAVGFVMGLHAIYQLVFGGVTITFGDILKYLPVSALYIGSMLLGYIGLRYIELSISSPVCNSSGALAALLCFIFLHQEINTLQIIAICLTVAGVVGLGIVEYREDEQMRILRQEKANVKYTKSVIAILLPLLYCLLDALGTFADAVVLETMDENVANVAYELTFLTVGFIAFVVIVLFKKQRFTLKADLPKLFGGILETGGQFAYIFAIGANAIVSAPIISSYCVLSVIWSRIFLKEKLSYKHYIAIFLTICGIVMLGFE, from the coding sequence ATGTGGTATTTATATTCTTTAATCGCTCTATTGTGTTGGAGCGGGTCTGACTTATTTAGTAAAGTTGGTTCTCGTCCCGACGACAAGTACAGCCACTTTAAGATGATTATGGCGGTTGGTTTTGTTATGGGGTTACACGCAATTTACCAACTTGTTTTTGGGGGCGTAACCATTACGTTTGGCGATATCTTAAAATACTTGCCTGTTTCAGCCCTCTACATAGGTTCTATGCTACTTGGATATATCGGGCTAAGATATATCGAACTGTCTATCTCCTCCCCAGTATGCAACTCTTCCGGCGCTCTTGCGGCCTTACTTTGCTTTATTTTTCTTCATCAAGAAATAAATACTTTACAAATAATTGCAATCTGTCTAACCGTTGCCGGAGTAGTCGGGCTAGGAATTGTAGAGTATAGAGAAGACGAACAAATGCGGATACTTAGACAAGAAAAAGCAAACGTTAAATATACAAAAAGCGTTATTGCAATTTTACTGCCTTTGTTATACTGCTTGCTTGACGCTTTGGGTACGTTTGCCGATGCAGTCGTACTAGAAACTATGGACGAAAACGTAGCTAACGTTGCCTACGAATTGACATTTTTAACAGTAGGGTTTATAGCTTTTGTTGTGATAGTTTTGTTTAAAAAGCAAAGGTTCACCCTAAAAGCCGACCTCCCCAAACTTTTCGGCGGTATATTAGAAACAGGCGGACAGTTTGCCTATATATTTGCAATCGGCGCAAACGCAATAGTATCTGCGCCTATAATATCTTCTTACTGTGTGCTTTCGGTAATTTGGAGTAGAATTTTCCTTAAAGAGAAACTTTCTTACAAACATTATATAGCTATATTTTTGACGATTTGTGGAATTGTAATGTTAGGCTTTGAGTAG
- a CDS encoding O-antigen ligase family protein, whose translation MITKNRNNFLEMFKLFQRSILYPIFIAVIVLLSSQFNLEVITVCILCVFIILTFIIGNDLITISPILFMTVMCVGQKESANWYKTGIVPYIPYIIILFALLIASIIFYLIKYKPKVKLDLQFWGLVAISASLTLGGIFYTDYNILSMLMGGAFAICFAGLYVLLKAGTKTSSMQYIARTVIVASVLMLCQIALLYIRSEPLRQTFNKGYVYMGWGVSNNFANILLVGLAFTLYYASVSKRGYIFTILSALMIVGIYFTFCRGCLLLSLPLFALGMVFALIKNQRGRLGNIICLVTMAVFVILIAIIKWDTVYASLQHYIHSGLNDSGRFKIYMEGITKIFVKEPFLGVGFMDRYLEQPPSITYFYHNTFIQFLVNCGIVGLLSYIFHRITTIIVIVKKITVDRFFLGLGLCAIIGYSFIDCSFFFFYFIFYYVVFMVAIQKDYDATINKQKTVFAPLNRRAKVLFPFVEAGLGHIMPMKAVADAFEAKYGQLCDVTRTSFYKDSNKASLVAFEQRMVEEVKRYNTLRGYGKLCFFGMHLFGKDVFMEFIMERLVKNAYADSYDLMRQFDADIVFSTHWATSYVAKRLPNPPQNILYCPDADMDMQWDIDPDLTLISVQKGRDEAVKYLGVDKDKIAVVPFAIRKEALSISLDKNENRKIIGVPLDKFTVVLVDGGYACGKLKDVAQELIKLDLPLTVIAVCGSNKQMFEELSKLKAKPNITFLPLGYCNNMLNVVGCADCFMGKSGANTIAEFCYFGVPSIITLYTTPIEKAIGQYYIKVGCAVKANTVKQAIKYLQKLYFDADLQRELKAKALSTHASYGAEQIADQIYQKLNERNPKI comes from the coding sequence ATGATAACAAAAAATAGAAATAATTTTTTAGAAATGTTTAAACTTTTTCAGCGAAGCATACTTTATCCTATTTTTATAGCGGTAATTGTTTTGCTAAGTAGTCAGTTTAACCTTGAAGTGATTACGGTTTGTATACTTTGCGTATTTATTATCCTAACTTTTATAATAGGGAACGACTTAATTACCATTTCGCCTATACTGTTTATGACGGTTATGTGCGTAGGGCAAAAGGAAAGCGCAAATTGGTACAAGACGGGTATTGTACCATATATCCCCTATATTATAATTCTTTTTGCATTATTAATCGCCTCGATTATCTTTTACTTAATTAAATACAAGCCCAAAGTTAAACTTGACTTGCAGTTTTGGGGGCTTGTAGCTATCTCGGCATCGCTTACGCTTGGCGGTATATTCTATACTGATTACAATATACTTTCTATGTTAATGGGCGGAGCGTTTGCAATTTGCTTTGCGGGTCTATACGTTCTGCTTAAAGCCGGAACAAAAACTTCCTCTATGCAGTATATTGCAAGGACGGTAATTGTAGCCTCGGTACTTATGCTTTGTCAAATTGCCCTACTTTATATAAGGAGCGAACCGCTTCGCCAAACATTTAATAAAGGGTATGTATATATGGGCTGGGGCGTGTCTAATAACTTTGCTAATATTTTGCTTGTTGGGCTAGCTTTTACCCTCTACTATGCAAGCGTCAGCAAAAGAGGATACATCTTTACTATTCTTTCGGCTTTAATGATTGTCGGCATCTACTTTACATTTTGTAGAGGTTGCCTATTACTTTCGCTACCCCTATTTGCCTTAGGTATGGTATTTGCATTGATTAAAAATCAAAGGGGTAGGCTAGGCAATATTATTTGTCTTGTGACTATGGCGGTATTTGTTATATTGATTGCGATTATCAAGTGGGATACCGTTTACGCAAGTTTACAACACTATATACATTCGGGTTTGAATGATTCGGGTAGATTTAAAATTTATATGGAGGGAATAACTAAAATATTTGTAAAAGAACCATTTTTAGGCGTTGGCTTTATGGACAGATATTTAGAACAACCGCCAAGCATAACCTACTTCTACCACAATACATTTATACAATTTCTAGTCAACTGCGGAATAGTAGGTCTATTAAGTTACATCTTCCACCGCATAACTACAATAATCGTAATAGTTAAAAAAATTACCGTCGATAGATTTTTCTTAGGGCTAGGGCTGTGCGCCATTATAGGCTATTCGTTTATTGACTGTTCTTTCTTTTTCTTCTACTTTATATTTTATTATGTAGTATTTATGGTGGCGATACAAAAAGACTATGACGCAACTATAAATAAACAAAAGACGGTCTTTGCCCCTTTAAACCGTCGGGCAAAAGTTCTTTTTCCCTTTGTAGAAGCAGGACTAGGTCATATTATGCCTATGAAAGCCGTCGCCGATGCGTTTGAAGCAAAATACGGACAGCTTTGCGATGTTACACGAACTTCATTTTATAAAGATAGCAACAAGGCTAGTCTTGTTGCCTTTGAGCAACGTATGGTAGAAGAAGTTAAACGCTACAACACTTTGCGTGGATATGGCAAACTATGTTTTTTTGGTATGCACTTATTTGGAAAAGATGTCTTTATGGAATTTATTATGGAACGTCTTGTAAAAAACGCTTATGCCGATAGTTACGATTTAATGCGTCAGTTCGACGCCGATATTGTGTTTAGCACGCACTGGGCTACTAGTTACGTGGCAAAACGCTTGCCTAACCCACCGCAAAATATTCTATATTGCCCCGACGCAGATATGGATATGCAGTGGGATATTGACCCCGACTTAACGCTAATCAGCGTGCAAAAAGGCAGAGACGAGGCTGTTAAATATTTGGGAGTAGATAAAGACAAAATTGCCGTAGTTCCCTTTGCAATACGAAAAGAAGCGCTTTCAATAAGCTTAGACAAAAATGAAAATCGTAAAATTATCGGCGTACCCCTTGATAAATTTACCGTTGTGCTTGTAGACGGCGGTTACGCTTGCGGAAAACTTAAAGACGTAGCGCAAGAATTAATAAAACTTGATTTGCCTCTAACCGTAATAGCCGTATGCGGTAGCAACAAACAAATGTTTGAAGAACTGTCAAAACTTAAAGCCAAACCAAACATTACCTTCTTACCGCTAGGATATTGCAATAATATGCTTAACGTAGTAGGTTGCGCCGACTGTTTTATGGGAAAAAGCGGAGCTAACACTATCGCCGAGTTTTGCTACTTTGGCGTGCCTAGCATCATTACCCTCTACACTACCCCTATTGAAAAGGCAATCGGGCAGTATTACATCAAAGTCGGTTGCGCAGTAAAAGCAAATACCGTAAAGCAAGCAATTAAATACTTACAAAAACTTTATTTTGACGCTGATTTACAGCGTGAACTTAAAGCAAAAGCTCTCTCGACCCACGCTTCTTACGGCGCAGAACAAATTGCCGACCAAATTTACCAAAAATTGAACGAACGCAATCCTAAAATATAA